Proteins from a genomic interval of Caldicellulosiruptor diazotrophicus:
- a CDS encoding helix-turn-helix transcriptional regulator: MEQIENKNLIVKAAISFIEKNYNKNITLESVAKEVYVTPAYLSILFKRELKINFVDYLHKIRIQKAQELLKNQNLKTYQVANMVGFSDEKYFSQVFKKYTGLTPSQFRESLL; this comes from the coding sequence ATTGAGCAGATCGAAAATAAAAATCTAATCGTTAAAGCAGCTATTAGCTTTATTGAAAAAAACTATAACAAGAACATTACATTAGAAAGTGTTGCAAAAGAGGTATATGTAACTCCTGCGTATTTGAGCATTCTATTTAAAAGGGAACTGAAGATTAATTTTGTTGATTACCTGCACAAAATCAGAATTCAAAAAGCCCAAGAACTTTTGAAAAATCAAAATTTAAAGACATATCAGGTTGCAAATATGGTTGGCTTTTCTGATGAGAAGTATTTTTCTCAAGTTTTCAAAAAGTATACCGGTCTTACACCAAGCCAGTTCAGGGAGAGCCTGCTTTGA
- a CDS encoding helix-turn-helix domain-containing protein — protein sequence MSLAKVIGNNIYVLMKKQNVKIKQLADLIGVARQTMTKYLEGEVIIDSEKLFKIAEFFGKPLDYFLENKHEEMAFLFRAHVLNKESISTVQYKVCDLINRVYEIYELAGEKISYLPQQYNLKIDSKEKQISKEIKLQIEQIALEEREWLNIGESRGEEIIECFENKGIRIIFEKFDMPDMFGVSALHDQKGCFIVINDDENIPEERKIFSIVHEYAHILFDRNQYRQVILQSTRRNIYEKIADKFAGYFLIPRKSLAKYSVLLKSQLSWNDLIYIKKDLRVSLKALLHVLNDYEYISDKEYQKWLKYLNMKGYSKKEPDPMPYFKKNTAHEKIVRMLFMKEQIGINKVAELLGISVEDARESAKKWMMDERED from the coding sequence ATGTCATTAGCAAAGGTAATTGGGAATAATATATACGTTTTAATGAAAAAACAGAATGTAAAGATAAAGCAACTTGCAGATTTAATTGGAGTTGCCAGGCAGACTATGACTAAATACCTTGAAGGTGAAGTGATTATTGATAGCGAGAAGCTTTTCAAAATAGCTGAATTTTTTGGAAAGCCGTTAGATTATTTTCTTGAAAACAAACATGAAGAAATGGCTTTTTTATTCAGGGCTCATGTTTTAAATAAAGAATCTATCTCAACCGTTCAGTACAAAGTCTGTGATTTGATAAACAGGGTGTATGAGATTTATGAACTTGCTGGTGAAAAGATTTCCTATCTTCCACAGCAGTATAATCTCAAAATAGATTCTAAGGAAAAGCAAATATCAAAGGAGATAAAACTTCAAATAGAACAGATAGCACTAGAAGAAAGAGAATGGTTAAACATTGGTGAAAGCAGAGGAGAGGAAATCATTGAATGTTTTGAAAATAAGGGAATAAGAATAATTTTTGAAAAATTTGATATGCCAGACATGTTTGGAGTGTCTGCTTTGCATGACCAAAAGGGTTGTTTTATAGTTATTAACGATGATGAGAACATTCCAGAAGAGAGAAAGATATTTAGTATTGTTCATGAGTATGCTCACATTTTATTTGACAGAAACCAATACAGACAAGTTATTCTACAGTCTACTCGCAGGAACATTTACGAAAAAATTGCTGACAAATTTGCAGGATATTTTTTGATTCCGCGGAAAAGTCTTGCTAAGTATTCTGTCTTACTCAAAAGTCAGTTATCATGGAATGATCTCATATACATCAAAAAAGATTTACGAGTAAGTTTAAAAGCTCTTTTGCATGTTTTAAACGACTATGAATATATCAGTGATAAAGAATATCAAAAATGGCTGAAATACTTGAACATGAAAGGTTACTCTAAAAAAGAACCTGATCCAATGCCTTACTTCAAAAAAAATACCGCACATGAGAAGATAGTAAGAATGCTTTTTATGAAGGAACAAATAGGAATTAACAAGGTGGCAGAACTTCTTGGAATTAGTGTTGAAGATGCAAGAGAAAGCGCAAAGAAGTGGATGATGGATGAGAGAGAAGATTAA
- a CDS encoding DUF3368 domain-containing protein, translated as MREKIKKLIDKVAILDTNVVIDFQRLSYLEIPLQVFSKVFVSGFVVSKELPAEVIKKLKDLGYDIANLETEEGYRFFQKLKKFKALSVYDRLVISIALQEKIICVSNDKPVRKICKKYGINSTGTLGILCAAFEKGIISKKELKELIDGYQSNSGAYINKDIINEIIRIYHL; from the coding sequence ATGAGAGAGAAGATTAAGAAACTCATAGATAAAGTAGCAATACTTGATACAAATGTGGTAATAGATTTTCAAAGGCTAAGCTATCTTGAAATTCCTCTTCAGGTTTTTTCAAAAGTCTTTGTCTCTGGTTTCGTTGTATCAAAAGAGCTACCAGCTGAGGTTATTAAAAAACTCAAGGATTTAGGATATGATATTGCAAATCTTGAAACAGAAGAGGGATATAGGTTTTTTCAGAAGCTAAAAAAGTTCAAAGCTCTTTCAGTTTATGATAGACTCGTAATTTCAATAGCACTCCAAGAAAAAATTATTTGTGTTTCAAATGATAAACCAGTACGAAAAATCTGTAAAAAGTATGGAATAAACTCGACTGGCACGTTGGGTATTTTATGTGCTGCTTTTGAGAAGGGAATAATTAGCAAAAAAGAATTAAAAGAGCTAATAGATGGATATCAAAGCAATAGCGGTGCATATATAAACAAAGACATAATAAATGAAATAATAAGAATATATCACCTATAA
- a CDS encoding amidohydrolase family protein — translation MCRLSDDTIAGSTLTIDKAVKNLIKIGIRLEDALMAATYNPSKLFSLECGRVKEGFSADFVLMDEDLNVKEVYAKGELVIRLE, via the coding sequence ATTTGCAGGTTATCAGATGACACAATAGCTGGCAGCACCTTGACAATTGATAAGGCAGTAAAGAACCTAATAAAGATTGGAATTAGATTAGAAGATGCTCTCATGGCAGCAACTTACAATCCATCAAAACTTTTTTCACTTGAGTGCGGCAGGGTAAAAGAGGGCTTTTCAGCAGATTTTGTATTGATGGATGAGGATTTAAATGTAAAAGAGGTATATGCTAAGGGAGAGCTTGTGATAAGGCTTGAATAA